From a region of the Heliangelus exortis chromosome 19, bHelExo1.hap1, whole genome shotgun sequence genome:
- the LRRC43 gene encoding leucine-rich repeat-containing protein 43 codes for MALLLELCPRIPGYPRPCHLLATGTPAAEPGDSSALLGWMAGRGCCSVSAAFREHLRCLALQDFPCGLGSWNRSRWDALRSLCRDQPGLGAATAGQEEAVGVGEESPEALMELLRDQHSPWALPPGCNPQDQHLREVAVLTPKAVRGPSLFQLIRSLRIVGKEVEEVDEGLLQFEQLEELILSTNLISRITSANLPQTLKVLELCCNAVADLQDLCAQPLPELQHLGLGYNRLCSPWQDKYLTANCWPNLVSLDLSYNSLTDLLDLVSQLSSLQKLRILLLQGNPLALIPTYRGFLVDSLPKLFILDDIHIEPEERDQFHGLAGQPELIRSEARVVVSIGEIKGVPVPCEQLEDGSKDSVVTYSYCVTYEFAEGEEIQDSSSTEDTKIHQSPVVATLDMDSSAQDTEEARSPQEPAATVESKAHSAKVFATPGMPWEETIDCSYRKEHVVKDLVGLKSYLAAGTVVSVVEEKVVSWPVDSDPEENEVVKEKPKKGPRKGSTKGPVPKEEKKEKKQKKKKKQKPREFRSDPPIQKTLGTMRVTLETLVATEDLVATVCDFGVLITEQPPSLEEKDKKKGKDKSKKPKAERANQASRKSSVSAKGKRENTVCAEPEEGEVLEPVPLTVQFQMQLLRWPLADATQSQESETTAAGKTQ; via the exons ATGGCTCTGCTTTTGGAGCTTTGTCCCAGGATCCCGGGGTATCCGCGTCCCTGCCATCTCCTAGCAACAGGCACTCCTGCTGCTGAGCCAGGGGATTCCAGTGCCCTGCTGGGCTGGATGGCAGGACGTGGCTGCTGCAGTGTGTCTGCTGCTTTTCGGGAGCACCTGCGgtgcctggctctgcaggacTTCCCCTGTGGCCTTGGCAGCTGG AACAGGTCCCGCTGGGATGCACTCAGGAGCCTCTGCAGAGATCAGCCCGGGctgggggcagccacagcagggcaggaggaggctgtgggagtGGGTGAGGAGAGCCCTGAGGCactgatggagctgctgagggaccagcacagcccctgggctctgccaccAGGCTGCAACCCCCAGGATCAGCACCTGagggaagtggctgtgctgacACCCAAAGCTGTCCGTGGCCCCAGCCTCTTCCAGCTCATCAGGTCCCTACGGATCGTTGGCAAGGAA GTGGAGGAGGTGGATGAGGGTCTGTTGCAGTttgagcagctggaggagctcaTCCTCAGTACCAACCTGATCAGCAGGATCACCTCAGCTAACCTGCCCCAGACACTGAAG GTTCTGGAGCTCTGCTGCAATGCTGTGGCTGATCTGCAGGACCTGTGTGCTCAGCCTcttccagagctgcagcacttgGGGCTGGGATACAACAGGTTGTGCAGCCCCTGGCAGGACAAGTACCTCACTGCAAACTGCTG GCCAAATCTTGTCTCCCTTGACCTGAGCTATAACAGCCTCACGGATCTGCTGGATCTGgtctcccagctctccagtctgcaGAAGCTCCGCATCCTGCTGCTCCAAGGGAACCCCCTGGCTCTCATTCCCACGTACAGAGGCTTCCTTGTGGACAGCCTGCCCAAGCTCTTCATCCTTGATGACATCCACATAGAGCCTGAGGAGCGGGACCAGTTCCATGGTTTGGCAGGGCAGCCAG AGCTGATCAGGAGTGAAGCACGAGTGGTTGTGAGTATTGGGGAAATCAAGGGAGTCCCTGTTCCTTGTGAGCAGCTGGAGGATGGCTCCAAGGATTCAGTGGTCACCTACAGCTACTGTGTGACATACGAGtttgcagagggagaggagatccaggacagcagcagcactgag GATACAAAAATCCATCAGAGTCCTGTGGTGGCCACCCTGGATATGGACAGCTCTGCTCAAGACACAGAAGAAGCAAGGAGCCCACAGGAGCCTGCAGCCACGGTGGAGTCCAAGGCCCACTCTG CAAAGGTGTTTGCCACTCCTGGAATGCCATGGGAAGAAACCATCGACTGCAGCTACAGGAAGGAGCACGTTGTGAAGGACTTGGTGGGGCTGAAGTCCTACTTGGCAGCAGGAACAGTTGTCTCAGTTGTGGAGGAGAAG GTGGTTTCCTGGCCTGTTGATTCTGacccagaagaaaatgaagtcGTGAAGGAGAAACCAAAAAAGGGGCCACGGAAAGGCAGCACCAAG GGTCCTGTGcccaaagaggagaaaaaggagaaaaagcagaaaaagaagaaaaagcaaaagcccCGTGAATTCCGCAGCGACCCTCCCATTCAGAAGACCCTGGGCACAATGAGGGTGACCTTGGAGACCCTGGTGGCCACTGAGGACCTGGTGGCAACTGTGTGTGACTTTGGGGTCCTGATCACTGAGCAGCCACCAAGTCTGGAGGAGAAG GacaagaaaaaaggcaaagacaaGAGCAAAAAACCGAAAGCAGAAAGAGCAAATCAGGCCAGCAGGAAAAGCTCGGTGTCTGCCAAAG